In Spirosoma agri, one DNA window encodes the following:
- a CDS encoding molybdopterin-dependent oxidoreductase, whose translation MLRPGASHYTPISWPDAFQLVADELNTLASPNEAIFYMSGKVPDEPAYLYQLFVRQFGTNNLPDCLNMCHESSGSALSPTLGPGSGSVTLNDIHKAEVILIMGQNPGVNHPRMLTALQMAKCDGAKIIAVNPLHKAGLSHFKNPQDFMNPLKAVGTLLGDGTPIADLHLQVKINGDMAVLRGIIKHLLRAEELNPGEVIDQAFIEEYTANYDTFLATIRNTSWESIEQLSGQSDCSQAENHYLLGHGLTQQKSGVMTIQKIVNLHLLKGAMGKPGSSTCPVRGHSNVQERGIRGRQLVTITSHFEGQ comes from the coding sequence GTGCTTCGTCCGGGTGCTTCGCACTATACACCTATTTCCTGGCCCGACGCCTTTCAGTTGGTAGCTGACGAGCTGAACACACTGGCCTCACCCAACGAAGCCATATTTTACATGTCGGGGAAGGTGCCTGATGAGCCCGCTTATTTGTACCAGCTTTTTGTGCGGCAATTCGGGACAAATAATTTGCCCGACTGCTTAAATATGTGCCACGAAAGCAGCGGTTCAGCTTTGAGTCCAACACTGGGACCGGGCTCAGGGTCCGTCACCCTCAACGATATACACAAAGCCGAGGTTATCCTGATCATGGGTCAGAACCCCGGCGTGAATCATCCGCGTATGCTCACCGCGCTGCAAATGGCCAAATGCGACGGAGCCAAGATCATTGCCGTTAATCCACTGCACAAAGCCGGGTTGAGTCACTTCAAGAACCCGCAGGATTTCATGAATCCGCTCAAAGCCGTCGGTACACTGCTTGGTGATGGTACGCCCATCGCTGACCTGCATCTACAGGTAAAAATCAACGGCGACATGGCAGTATTGCGGGGTATTATAAAACATCTGCTCCGCGCTGAAGAATTAAACCCCGGCGAGGTAATCGATCAGGCGTTCATCGAGGAGTACACCGCTAACTACGATACCTTTCTGGCTACCATTCGAAACACCAGCTGGGAATCGATCGAGCAACTGAGCGGCCAATCTGATTGCTCCCAAGCAGAAAATCATTACCTGTTGGGCCATGGGCTGACCCAACAAAAAAGTGGGGTGATGACCATTCAGAAGATTGTCAATCTGCATCTGCTGAAAGGCGCAATGGGCAAGCCCGGCTCGAGTACGTGTCCTGTACGCGGGCACTCGAACGTGCAGGAACGCGGTATCAGAGGCCGTCAGCTGGTAACGATCACCAGCCATTTTGAGGGGCAATAG
- a CDS encoding response regulator, whose translation MPTKFPILLVDDDPAIADILNRAAQNSFIEASFIHVTTFEEAKQYIEDLKGRGPKIVLLDIDLKGKADGLDFLALLRAHPKGRTLPTVILSASKAPRLVERAYAFGASSFTSKPFSFLEWRVYLSNLRTYWYETVTLLDVRHEE comes from the coding sequence ATGCCCACTAAATTTCCGATTTTACTGGTTGATGATGACCCTGCTATCGCTGATATCCTGAACCGAGCCGCACAAAACAGCTTTATCGAAGCGTCATTTATCCACGTGACCACGTTTGAAGAGGCCAAACAGTATATCGAAGATTTGAAGGGAAGAGGGCCAAAAATTGTGTTGCTGGACATTGATCTGAAAGGCAAGGCCGACGGGTTAGATTTTTTAGCCTTATTGCGGGCTCACCCCAAAGGCCGAACGTTGCCAACGGTAATCTTATCCGCTTCCAAAGCCCCCCGCTTGGTGGAGCGTGCTTACGCTTTTGGAGCATCCTCATTCACGAGTAAGCCCTTCAGTTTTCTTGAGTGGAGAGTGTATCTGAGTAATCTGAGAACGTACTGGTATGAGACGGTTACGCTACTCGATGTCAGACACGAAGAGTGA
- a CDS encoding PAS domain-containing sensor histidine kinase translates to MAGEHKPFDQNTNAELERLQNTLLNAGIGTWELDFDQWLIKWDDQCQALFGLSDNKTITYEQLLVLIHPDDRQQVDESFQRLTVASSTANLTLRFRTNETTGEQWIRMIGKAKANPDNAPMQLSGVALAIVGEHRRPQPADNPFSEGEAKLRSLIESAPFPIGVYSGPEMTIQFANQSILDVWGKGNDVIGKKYSDILPELSNQLIYDQLDRVYRTGIAFHARNQRVDIVIAGRLQSFYFNYSFTPLYDADGQVYGVMNTAAEITDLIRAKQDLEKSEKNLRGAIELAELATWSLDIQTNTFHYSDRFMDWLGFSNDTADLDEAYNPLPIDFRDAVVSAINLAIQPGSSGHYENEHPIINRLTNRTRIIHAQAQVFYDAKGQPALLSGTAQDVTMQRHVQLALEQLVQERTEELEATNEELSATNEELAASNEELTASSEEIVAANEQLEESNQNLTRSNQNLEQFAYIASHDLQEPLRKIQQFCDLLKTRFATGGEELIYIDRMQIAAGRMSLLIRDLLTFSRISIRQVTATPVALDHLVKDVLENLSVAIDESQAVVQVGILPVVPGDDLQLNQLVQNLLSNALKFRRTDRNPHIQINATDVLASELPPAVKPARQADAYYRIDVTDNGIGFEEKYLDRIFQVFQRLHGRNEFAGTGVGLAICQKVVTNHGGAITASSRPGQGTTFSVYLPI, encoded by the coding sequence ATGGCTGGCGAGCACAAGCCCTTTGACCAAAATACAAATGCCGAACTGGAGAGGCTACAAAATACCTTGCTTAATGCCGGTATTGGCACCTGGGAACTTGATTTCGATCAGTGGCTTATTAAATGGGATGATCAGTGTCAGGCACTTTTTGGTTTATCGGATAATAAAACGATCACCTACGAGCAGCTGCTGGTTCTTATACATCCAGATGACCGGCAGCAGGTAGACGAGTCTTTCCAACGGCTAACCGTAGCATCCTCCACGGCAAACTTAACCCTACGGTTCCGGACGAATGAAACCACCGGGGAGCAATGGATACGCATGATCGGTAAGGCAAAGGCCAATCCTGACAATGCGCCAATGCAACTTTCGGGTGTTGCGCTGGCGATCGTCGGAGAACACAGACGGCCCCAGCCAGCTGATAATCCGTTTTCGGAAGGCGAAGCGAAGCTACGAAGCCTGATCGAAAGTGCCCCTTTCCCCATTGGCGTTTATAGCGGCCCTGAGATGACGATTCAGTTTGCCAACCAGTCAATCCTGGATGTATGGGGAAAAGGCAACGACGTGATTGGAAAGAAATACTCGGACATACTGCCCGAGTTGTCAAACCAGTTGATCTACGACCAGCTTGATCGGGTATACAGGACCGGTATCGCCTTTCATGCCCGCAATCAACGCGTCGATATTGTCATTGCCGGGCGGCTACAGTCCTTTTACTTTAACTACAGCTTTACACCCCTTTACGACGCCGATGGGCAGGTCTACGGGGTCATGAACACAGCCGCAGAAATAACAGATCTGATCCGGGCCAAGCAGGACCTGGAGAAAAGTGAAAAAAATCTGCGGGGTGCTATCGAACTGGCGGAACTGGCCACCTGGAGCCTGGACATCCAAACAAACACATTTCATTATTCGGACCGGTTTATGGACTGGCTGGGATTCTCGAACGATACCGCGGATTTGGATGAAGCATATAATCCGCTGCCTATCGACTTTAGAGATGCAGTGGTCAGCGCCATTAACTTGGCAATACAGCCTGGATCATCGGGTCATTATGAGAACGAACATCCGATCATAAACCGGCTCACCAACCGGACACGAATCATCCATGCACAGGCTCAGGTATTTTATGATGCCAAAGGCCAGCCAGCCTTGCTCAGTGGCACAGCGCAGGACGTTACCATGCAACGGCACGTTCAGCTGGCCCTCGAACAACTGGTGCAGGAACGAACCGAAGAGCTGGAAGCGACTAATGAGGAATTATCCGCCACGAACGAAGAACTGGCAGCCAGTAATGAAGAACTAACGGCCAGCAGTGAGGAGATCGTAGCCGCGAATGAACAGCTTGAAGAATCTAACCAGAACCTGACTCGTTCCAACCAGAATCTGGAGCAGTTTGCTTACATCGCTTCGCATGATTTGCAGGAACCTCTCCGTAAAATTCAGCAGTTCTGTGATCTCCTGAAGACTCGCTTTGCTACGGGTGGCGAAGAGCTGATCTATATTGACCGAATGCAGATAGCCGCTGGTCGCATGTCGCTACTGATCCGCGACTTACTGACATTTTCTCGAATATCAATCCGGCAGGTGACAGCAACGCCCGTAGCGCTCGACCATCTTGTGAAGGACGTGCTGGAGAATCTATCGGTGGCAATTGATGAAAGTCAGGCTGTTGTTCAGGTTGGTATTTTACCGGTCGTACCGGGTGATGATCTTCAACTGAATCAACTCGTTCAGAACTTACTTTCCAACGCGCTCAAATTCCGGCGTACCGATCGAAATCCCCACATTCAGATCAATGCGACTGACGTACTGGCGTCTGAGTTGCCACCGGCTGTAAAACCAGCCCGGCAGGCCGATGCGTATTACCGAATCGACGTAACCGACAACGGAATTGGTTTTGAAGAAAAATACCTGGACCGAATTTTTCAGGTTTTCCAGCGACTGCATGGCCGAAACGAGTTTGCCGGAACGGGTGTTGGCTTGGCCATTTGTCAAAAAGTGGTGACCAATCATGGGGGCGCTATCACGGCCAGTAGCCGGCCTGGTCAGGGAACAACATTTAGCGTTTATTTGCCCATATAA
- a CDS encoding RES family NAD+ phosphorylase, which translates to MTLTVYRTIKAKYSRDPLATEGARLFGGRWNPKGYPLLYTTSSPALALVESLVHQPRVSYEKLPQLLLFTLDVPGQYAGVDASPDLIKVYPFDDLPAYWNDESYEHTQWILRDWLNAPTTLVAAVPSVVVPMSYNYLLHPSHPDFSQIRVIKQEPFPIERRLWRERDPPAAAE; encoded by the coding sequence GTGACGCTGACTGTTTATCGAACCATAAAGGCAAAATATAGCCGTGACCCGTTGGCAACTGAAGGTGCACGGTTATTCGGCGGACGCTGGAATCCCAAAGGATACCCGTTGCTCTACACGACATCGTCACCCGCTCTGGCTCTGGTTGAATCGCTGGTTCACCAGCCACGTGTTAGCTACGAAAAATTACCGCAGCTCCTGCTGTTTACGCTGGACGTGCCGGGTCAGTATGCTGGTGTAGATGCCTCGCCGGACCTGATAAAAGTATACCCCTTTGATGATCTGCCAGCTTACTGGAACGACGAGAGCTACGAACATACTCAATGGATTCTGCGCGACTGGCTCAATGCGCCCACGACGCTGGTAGCGGCTGTTCCATCTGTGGTAGTGCCTATGTCTTACAACTACCTACTTCATCCGTCTCACCCGGATTTTAGCCAAATTCGGGTTATTAAACAGGAGCCGTTTCCTATCGAGCGTCGGCTCTGGCGGGAAAGGGACCCCCCCGCAGCGGCTGAGTAA
- the parS gene encoding type II RES/Xre toxin-antitoxin system antitoxin, with protein MVYKTLSPKSALYPPYTVIEKSRQGILRSEADQVAGLVGLTDIELARILSMSVRNLHRLKPDDKLARDASERLLLLTNLLRHGLDVFDEDAETLAGWLRSPIRELTSQSPLYLLDTTTGFGLVDDVLGRIEHGIVG; from the coding sequence ATGGTATACAAAACACTATCTCCGAAGTCGGCTCTTTATCCGCCTTACACCGTTATCGAAAAATCGAGGCAGGGGATACTGCGTTCCGAAGCTGATCAGGTAGCGGGCCTGGTTGGACTAACTGATATCGAGCTGGCGCGTATTCTAAGCATGTCGGTACGCAATCTGCACCGGCTCAAACCCGATGACAAACTCGCACGAGATGCGTCTGAACGGTTGCTTCTACTCACCAATCTTTTACGACACGGGCTCGATGTCTTCGATGAGGATGCCGAAACGTTGGCCGGATGGTTACGTTCGCCAATTCGGGAGCTTACCAGCCAATCGCCCCTGTACCTGTTGGATACGACGACCGGTTTTGGACTGGTCGATGATGTGCTGGGTCGAATCGAGCATGGCATTGTCGGCTAA
- a CDS encoding ParB N-terminal domain-containing protein, which produces MKKDFMSSMKEKTSALRPSLLSTEENIKSQILILDSLRDLIPPLADDEFEQLQQNVLKHGVKDPLTVWETTSTAAQIDAEDRPVFILIDGHNRYRIGSQYRLDYRINLVQFTTLDEVKAYMIDYQLGRRNLTAEQTSYLRGLRYLQQKSMRGGNKTGGSQLDVSAALGKEYGVSSRTIKRDGDFAAGLEKLAPDVKQAVLSGKKKLPKASIKTIGKAETTEPFQNIDAIERAISSVETGAKPTTKKSKKGEMAALETAIRELAAGTLTRDRCEQLVLKTNALIGLLGAK; this is translated from the coding sequence ATGAAAAAAGATTTCATGAGTTCGATGAAAGAAAAGACGTCAGCCCTACGTCCCTCGCTCCTATCGACGGAAGAAAACATCAAAAGCCAGATCCTGATCCTTGACAGCCTGCGCGACTTGATTCCGCCGTTGGCAGATGATGAATTCGAGCAATTACAGCAAAATGTCCTGAAACATGGCGTTAAAGATCCGCTTACGGTTTGGGAAACCACATCGACCGCAGCACAGATCGACGCCGAAGATCGACCAGTGTTTATCCTGATCGATGGCCACAACCGGTACCGAATCGGTTCGCAATACCGGTTGGATTATCGAATCAATCTGGTTCAGTTTACCACATTGGACGAGGTTAAGGCATACATGATCGATTACCAGTTGGGCCGTCGAAATCTAACCGCCGAACAGACCTCATACCTGCGCGGATTGCGGTATTTACAGCAGAAGTCGATGCGAGGAGGAAACAAAACCGGCGGTTCGCAACTGGATGTTTCGGCAGCACTGGGAAAGGAATACGGGGTCAGTAGCCGAACCATAAAACGGGATGGTGATTTCGCGGCTGGTCTGGAAAAGCTGGCGCCTGATGTAAAACAGGCTGTGTTGTCAGGAAAGAAAAAGCTTCCCAAAGCATCAATCAAAACTATTGGCAAAGCGGAGACAACCGAGCCATTTCAGAACATAGATGCGATTGAACGTGCAATATCTTCAGTCGAAACCGGAGCGAAACCAACCACAAAAAAGAGCAAAAAAGGGGAGATGGCAGCGCTGGAAACCGCGATAAGGGAACTAGCCGCCGGAACGCTTACCCGAGACCGATGCGAACAGCTGGTCCTAAAAACGAACGCGTTGATCGGTCTGCTGGGAGCAAAGTGA
- a CDS encoding ParA family protein, protein MITQEKLVRFLRAKPALNLSQIEKEAGIPSKTLHKALSDQKDIPAKHLPALDEAVRRYGYSEALFDKAKVISVVNHKGGVGKTTTTINVGKALSLLGNRVLLVDMDSQGNLSQCFGIHVPSEQVIDALLTGSPLPMIEISSNLFLTPSDIRMAYRESELANSIGADRRLSLKLEEARDKFDYILIDCPPSLGICTTCSLVASNFCVVPIQPEASAYHGVESLFNRIAEVRTYINPTLTVKGIVFTMVHKNQSVHKSMMAHIRDTFQSFHIYESIIEVSTVIKQSQVAKEDLYTYSAKSPSWQQYHHLATEIMSI, encoded by the coding sequence ATGATCACCCAGGAAAAACTAGTGCGGTTTCTGCGCGCTAAACCAGCCCTTAACCTGTCGCAGATCGAAAAAGAAGCTGGTATCCCCTCTAAAACGCTTCATAAAGCGCTATCTGACCAAAAGGATATTCCAGCCAAACACTTACCAGCTCTTGATGAAGCCGTCCGAAGGTATGGTTATTCGGAGGCCCTGTTCGATAAAGCGAAAGTTATTTCCGTTGTCAATCATAAAGGCGGGGTTGGGAAAACGACGACAACGATCAATGTCGGTAAAGCATTGAGTTTGCTGGGTAACCGGGTTCTGCTGGTCGATATGGATTCACAGGGCAATCTATCGCAGTGTTTTGGTATCCACGTACCCAGTGAACAGGTGATCGATGCGCTGCTGACGGGTTCTCCCCTACCCATGATCGAAATTTCCAGCAATCTGTTTCTGACGCCGTCTGATATTCGAATGGCATATCGGGAATCCGAACTGGCCAATTCCATCGGTGCTGATCGTAGACTATCGTTAAAACTGGAAGAAGCGCGGGATAAATTTGATTATATTCTCATCGACTGCCCCCCCAGCCTGGGTATTTGCACAACCTGTTCGCTGGTAGCGTCCAACTTTTGTGTCGTGCCTATTCAACCCGAGGCCAGTGCTTACCACGGTGTCGAAAGTCTGTTCAATCGGATTGCCGAGGTTCGGACGTACATCAATCCCACATTGACGGTGAAAGGTATTGTTTTCACGATGGTTCACAAAAACCAGAGTGTTCATAAAAGCATGATGGCGCATATCCGGGATACGTTCCAGAGTTTTCATATCTACGAATCGATCATCGAGGTATCAACGGTTATCAAGCAATCGCAGGTTGCGAAAGAAGATCTGTACACCTACTCCGCTAAATCACCATCCTGGCAGCAATACCATCACCTTGCTACCGAAATAATGTCGATCTGA
- a CDS encoding replication initiation protein: protein MAKETKVRRRSEIGERTIARMKAGRNGIVEATYRMDVVEFRVFFTMLTMISPDDVTFCEYELRVADIIRLFSLSRDGRSYETIKEAAERLVNKTMVIYHTKEDGNRYRTVIPFLTSASSLIGDTKMESIRVTFHPELKPFLLQLRTEYLEFDVRNLARVQSQYSIRLYMMLRHQMNLKKTSVRYTVERLREVFEIGDKDYPLYGNFKQKVLVRACTDLNATTNIRIDEMEEERTNRKVVAVVFHMSPQDLPLLIPETRAEIAGETPLVSPATKKQKAVVEIDDPETNLLVDELHGLIAQYIGRDAVRTWLHQSSEEQIRKAIDYTLKQIKQGTSIKNIGGYLQKMVNTSLPLSFDAPEPVPEKTSPPTGDKNKTRQQQQALEEARLEALTGRKYQAALQALTEHPDWHEAVSQHMQSGLFGKFYKEKLSLYENVKNPAMYGPFFQIIERLKPDVFNQIQ, encoded by the coding sequence ATGGCAAAGGAGACTAAAGTTCGCAGACGCTCGGAGATTGGTGAACGAACGATTGCTCGCATGAAGGCGGGACGTAATGGTATTGTAGAAGCCACCTATCGAATGGACGTAGTCGAATTCCGGGTTTTCTTCACCATGCTCACCATGATTAGCCCCGATGACGTTACGTTTTGTGAGTACGAACTCCGGGTAGCCGATATAATCAGGTTGTTTAGTCTGAGCCGCGACGGACGTAGTTATGAAACGATTAAAGAAGCGGCTGAACGGCTGGTCAATAAGACCATGGTCATCTACCACACCAAAGAGGACGGCAATCGGTATCGAACGGTTATTCCCTTTCTTACCAGTGCCAGCTCTTTGATCGGCGATACTAAAATGGAGTCGATCCGGGTTACGTTCCACCCCGAACTAAAGCCTTTTCTGCTCCAGCTTCGCACAGAATACCTCGAATTTGATGTGCGCAATCTCGCTCGGGTACAGAGCCAGTATTCGATTCGGTTGTATATGATGCTGCGACATCAGATGAACTTGAAAAAAACATCGGTGCGCTACACCGTCGAGCGGTTGAGAGAAGTCTTTGAAATTGGTGATAAAGATTACCCGCTATATGGCAATTTCAAACAGAAAGTATTGGTCAGAGCCTGTACCGACCTAAATGCAACAACCAATATCCGGATCGATGAGATGGAGGAAGAGCGTACCAATCGGAAGGTAGTCGCGGTTGTTTTTCACATGTCGCCCCAGGATTTGCCACTCCTGATCCCCGAAACCAGAGCGGAGATCGCCGGCGAGACACCGCTGGTTTCGCCAGCAACTAAGAAACAAAAAGCAGTCGTCGAAATTGATGACCCGGAAACCAATCTGCTGGTCGATGAATTGCATGGTCTGATCGCTCAATACATTGGTCGCGACGCTGTGCGAACCTGGTTGCATCAGTCCTCGGAAGAACAGATTCGTAAGGCAATCGACTACACGCTCAAGCAAATTAAACAGGGAACCTCAATCAAAAATATTGGCGGATACCTGCAAAAGATGGTAAATACGTCGCTGCCCCTGTCGTTCGACGCACCCGAACCGGTACCGGAAAAAACAAGTCCGCCAACCGGCGACAAAAATAAAACCCGCCAGCAGCAACAGGCGCTTGAAGAGGCTCGGCTGGAAGCGCTGACCGGTAGAAAATACCAGGCGGCTTTGCAGGCACTGACGGAACATCCCGACTGGCACGAAGCGGTCTCACAGCATATGCAATCGGGTTTGTTCGGTAAGTTTTACAAGGAAAAGTTAAGCCTGTACGAAAACGTTAAGAACCCGGCCATGTACGGGCCTTTCTTCCAAATTATCGAGCGACTTAAGCCCGATGTGTTCAACCAGATTCAGTAG
- a CDS encoding FHA domain-containing protein, with protein MENQPGGWLTRLSKLIVPSSQTEHAPIATITNNRILDELVASFTDSIHRESVGTSMLFNAHFLIILHPDSYEDRLNAFPVIVHEAVNAFTLTVNSKRGQYERVSPVASSWFFKFGAGRELGGESVNPSDVIVIGTLTGILPGNGQGQSSEKMNVTRRVKQTNRYEKVDVDLNTFHHIDFREPGAFVVKFTFDSPSTATRRSPMGNAITPGTPELPRSLSAGLATIDYYIAELNREASYLMRDREIVVARKEPDNLHFPNYLLVESAYVSNPHARIRFNEATQSFQIASFSRNETRVNEQVVARSEPANPQWHELPDKAQILLNSMVTLSFQRNT; from the coding sequence ATGGAAAATCAGCCCGGAGGCTGGCTGACTCGATTGAGCAAATTGATTGTACCGTCAAGCCAGACAGAACATGCGCCTATAGCGACAATTACCAACAACCGCATTCTGGATGAACTCGTTGCTTCGTTCACTGACTCAATTCATCGGGAATCTGTGGGAACGAGTATGCTTTTCAATGCCCATTTCCTGATTATCCTTCATCCCGATAGCTACGAAGATCGATTGAACGCGTTTCCCGTGATCGTTCACGAAGCAGTCAACGCGTTTACGCTCACCGTCAACTCGAAGAGAGGACAATACGAACGGGTATCGCCCGTCGCATCGAGCTGGTTTTTCAAGTTCGGGGCAGGTAGGGAATTGGGCGGGGAATCGGTAAATCCCTCCGACGTGATCGTAATTGGCACGCTGACGGGAATTCTTCCTGGCAATGGTCAGGGTCAGTCGTCGGAGAAGATGAACGTAACGCGTCGGGTCAAGCAGACGAACCGGTACGAAAAGGTGGATGTCGATCTGAACACGTTCCATCACATCGATTTTCGCGAACCGGGGGCATTTGTTGTAAAATTTACGTTTGACTCACCGAGCACAGCTACCAGGCGGAGCCCAATGGGTAACGCTATCACCCCAGGTACACCGGAACTACCCCGCAGTTTGAGCGCGGGACTGGCCACGATTGACTATTACATCGCCGAGCTAAACCGAGAAGCCTCGTATTTAATGCGTGACCGGGAGATCGTTGTAGCCCGAAAAGAACCTGATAATCTGCACTTTCCGAATTATTTGCTGGTCGAATCGGCTTACGTATCGAATCCACACGCACGAATTCGGTTCAACGAAGCGACCCAATCGTTTCAGATTGCCTCGTTCAGTCGAAACGAAACCCGTGTGAATGAACAGGTCGTTGCACGCAGCGAACCGGCCAACCCGCAATGGCATGAATTGCCGGACAAAGCTCAGATTCTTCTGAACAGTATGGTGACGCTGTCGTTTCAACGTAACACATAA
- a CDS encoding PP2C family protein-serine/threonine phosphatase — translation MTSLSISGQTDVGQRRKDNQDTFVCSTIWSASSALLAVIDGVGGYAGGDRAAAIAKESIERYMVTPTGDPLSMLREAVVFANNQINEQRQQDRRLGQMCCVLTTAVADVELGKLYFVHVGDTRLYRYRQGTLDKLTYDHSLVGVREDANELTEAEAMSHPRRNEILREVGSTVHRVDDPDFLESGETDFLPGDQLLLCSDGLTDMITQAQIVAILNQQQPLEKQLEDLIHLANEQGGNDNITVVLAKNNTSATNRPVPAASAKLDPAPTTNQPLTSTEPLAYGDFSDKPQARKSNLGALWFALGFILAGVIAAVVWYQYPPFEQADIATDSLDKAGNQSDSTRLAAPGASQLDSLLQTAYRSKDHQLLLADDTIRLSQPLVLSDSLQTILGNGKLTVLMPVDTAQTQPAVRISRHGSANLENIVIHNFKTGIETTSDATLRLSNVYFKRVGQPILTAIRQDTFRNSVVAVSIQNPPAPSQPTRR, via the coding sequence ATGACTTCTTTATCAATTTCCGGTCAGACCGACGTCGGCCAACGACGAAAGGATAACCAGGATACGTTTGTCTGTTCAACGATCTGGTCAGCGAGCAGTGCGTTGCTGGCTGTGATCGATGGCGTAGGTGGTTATGCCGGGGGCGACCGGGCGGCCGCTATCGCCAAAGAATCGATTGAACGCTACATGGTCACCCCAACCGGCGATCCACTTTCGATGCTACGCGAAGCGGTGGTATTTGCCAATAACCAGATCAACGAACAACGCCAGCAGGATCGTCGTCTGGGGCAGATGTGCTGCGTACTGACAACGGCAGTGGCTGACGTTGAGCTGGGCAAACTTTACTTTGTTCACGTTGGTGACACGCGGCTGTATCGCTACCGACAGGGTACACTTGACAAACTCACCTACGACCACTCGCTGGTTGGAGTTCGGGAAGATGCGAACGAACTGACCGAAGCCGAAGCCATGAGTCACCCGCGCCGGAATGAGATCCTGCGGGAAGTCGGCTCTACGGTGCATCGGGTTGATGATCCGGACTTTCTGGAATCGGGCGAAACCGATTTTTTACCTGGTGACCAGTTGCTGTTGTGCAGCGATGGTCTGACGGATATGATCACACAGGCCCAGATTGTGGCGATTCTGAACCAGCAGCAACCGTTGGAAAAACAACTGGAAGACCTGATTCACCTGGCCAATGAGCAGGGCGGCAATGATAACATCACCGTCGTACTGGCGAAAAATAACACATCAGCTACCAATCGTCCGGTTCCGGCAGCATCCGCCAAACTTGATCCTGCGCCCACGACAAACCAACCACTTACCTCAACGGAACCTCTTGCCTACGGCGATTTCAGTGATAAGCCACAAGCCCGAAAAAGTAATTTAGGTGCGTTGTGGTTCGCGCTGGGCTTTATCCTCGCGGGCGTGATTGCGGCTGTTGTCTGGTATCAGTACCCGCCCTTCGAACAGGCCGATATAGCCACCGACAGTCTGGACAAAGCAGGCAATCAGTCCGACTCAACGCGGCTAGCAGCACCGGGAGCATCCCAGCTGGACTCGCTGTTACAGACCGCGTATCGCAGCAAAGACCACCAGTTGCTTTTAGCGGACGATACGATCCGGCTTAGCCAGCCGCTTGTTTTGTCCGATTCGCTGCAAACCATTCTGGGAAATGGCAAACTGACGGTGCTCATGCCCGTCGATACGGCACAGACTCAACCCGCAGTACGCATAAGCCGACACGGTTCGGCCAATCTGGAAAACATCGTGATTCATAATTTCAAAACGGGCATTGAAACGACCAGTGACGCAACGCTGCGCTTGTCCAATGTGTACTTCAAACGCGTCGGCCAACCCATTCTGACGGCCATCCGGCAAGACACGTTTCGAAATTCAGTTGTTGCGGTTTCTATTCAGAATCCGCCTGCACCCAGTCAACCAACCCGTCGCTAA